Proteins encoded within one genomic window of Glycine soja cultivar W05 chromosome 1, ASM419377v2, whole genome shotgun sequence:
- the LOC114421113 gene encoding cytochrome P450 71D8-like yields the protein MEYSPLSIVITFFVFLLLHWLVKIYKQKSRYKLPPSPWRLPIIGNLHQLALAASLPDQALQKLVRKYGPLMHLQLGEISTLVVSSPKMAMEVMKTHDVHFVQRPQLLAPQFMVYGATDIVFAPYGDYWRQIRKICTLELLSAKRVQSFSHIRQDENRKLIQSIHSSAGSSIDLSGKLFSLLGTTVSRAAFGKENDDQDELMSLVRKAITMTGGFELDDMFPSLKPLHLLTRQKAKVEHVHQRADKILEDILRKHMEKRTIGKEGSNEAEQEDLVDVLLRLKESGSLEVPMTMENIKAVIWNIFASGTDTPASTLEWAMSEMMKNPRVREKAQAELRQTFKGKEIIRETDLEELSYLKSVIKETLRLHPPSQLIPRECIKSTNIDGYDIPIKTKVMINTWAIGRDPQYWSDAERFIPERFDDSSIDFKGNSFEYIPFGAGRRMCPGITFGLASITLPLALILYHFNWELPNKMKPADLDMDELFGLTVVRKNKLFLIPTIYEAS from the exons ATGGAATATTCTCCACTGTCCATTGTTATTACCTTCTTTGTGTTCTTGCTTTTGCATTGGCTAGTTAAAATTTACAAGCAAAAATCGAGATACAAATTGCCCCCTAGCCCATGGAGGTTACCTATCATTGGTAACCTCCATCAGCTAGCATTAGCAGCTTCACTTCCTGATCAAGCTctccaaaaacttgttcgcaaATATGGGCCTCTCATGCACCTCCAACTTGGTGAAATTTCAACCCTGGTTGTGTCCTCCCCCAAGATGGCCATGGAGGTGATGAAAACCCATGATGTTCATTTTGTGCAGAGGCCCCAACTTCTGGCTCCTCAATTTATGGTATATGGAGCAACAGATATTGTTTTCGCTCCATACGGTGATTATTGGAGGCAAATCAGGAAAATATGTACCTTAGAGCTTCTAAGTGCCAAGAGGGTCCAATCTTTCTCTCATATCAGACAAGATGAGAACAGAAAACTCATACAATCAATTCACTCATCCGCAGGCTCATCAATCGATCTTAGTGGCAAACTTTTCTCTTTGTTGGGCACCACTGTTTCTAGGGCAGCGTTtggaaaagaaaatgatgacCAAGATGAATTAATGTCTTTGGTCAGAAAAGCTATAACAATGACAGGAGGATTTGAATTGGATGACATGTTTCCTTCATTGAAACCATTGCATTTACTGACCCGACAGAAAGCCAAAGTGGAGCATGTTCACCAGCGGGCAGACAAAATCTTAGAAGACATTCTCAGAAAGCATATGGAAAAACGAACAATAGGAAAAGAAGGCAGTAATGAAGCAGAGCAAGAAGATCTTGTTGATGTTCTTTTGAGACTCAAAGAAAGTGGCAGTCTCGAGGTTCCAATGACTATGGAGAATATCAAAGCTGTGATATGG AACATATTTGCTTCTGGAACTGATACCCCGGCATCAACATTGGAGTGGGCAATGTCAGAAATGATGAAAAATCCAAGAGTGAGGGAGAAGGCACAAGCTGAATTAAGACAAACATTCAAAGGAAAGGAAATAATACGTGAAACTGATCTAGAAGAACTTAGTTACCTGAAGTCAGTGATCAAAGAAACGTTGAGGTTACACCCTCCTTCTCAGTTGATCCCTAGAGAGTGCATCAAATCAACCAACATTGATGGGTACGATATACCAATAAAGACTAAAGTCATGATAAACACATGGGCAATTGGAAGAGATCCTCAATATTGGAGTGATGCTGAAAGGTTTATCCCAGAGAGATTTGATGATAGTTCTATCGATTTCAAAGGGAATAGCTTTGAGTATATACCCTTTGGGGCAGGAAGGAGAATGTGTCCAGGCATTACATTTGGTTTGGCTAGCATTACGCTTCCATTGGCTTTAATACTCTATCACTTTAATTGGGAACTCCCAAATAAGATGAAACCTGCGGATTTGGATATGGATGAACTCTTCGGACTGACAGTTGTAAGGAAAAACAAGTTGTTTTTGATTCCCACTATTTATGAAGCTTCATga
- the LOC114421123 gene encoding protein DA1-related 1-like isoform X1, giving the protein MGWFTKLLKGSDYKILRGQYHGKYGEDRIWDNHHSSMDDLTDIEKEDIDRAIALSLSEEDHKGKKVVDYDSQSEDEELCKIDDEEDEHLVKVHLEEEERLAKIQQEEEERLAKIQQDERLAKIQQEDERLAKAQLEEDEQLARAIQESLKIGSPPRYDNDSSILSFPHLFPPGYRICAGCKTEIGQGRFLSCMGGVWHPECFCCHACHLPITDYEFSMSSNRPYHKACYREKHHPRCDVCKNFIPTNSSGLIEYRAHPFWLQKYCPSHELDGTPRCCSCERMESRDTKYLLLDDGRKLCLECLDSSIMDTHECQPLYLEIQEFYEGLNMKLEQQIPMLLVERQALNEAMEGEKNGHHHLPETRGLCLSEEQTVTTISRRPRIGAGYRAIDMITEPYRLIRHCEVTAILVLYGLPRLLTGSILAHEMMHAWLRLKGYPNLSPEVEEGICQVLAHMWLESELYSGTGNDGASSSASSSSSSSPSSSVSTKKGKRSDFEKKLGEFFKHQIESDTSSAYGDGFRLGNQAMLKYGLKRTLDHIHMTGSFPY; this is encoded by the exons ATGGGTTGGTTTACCAAGTTGCTTAAGGGCTctgattataaaattttacgAGGGCAATACCATGGCAAATATGGAGAGGACAGAATTTGGGATAATCATCATAGTTCGATG GATGATTTGACAGATATTGAGAAAGAAGACATTGACCGTGCAATTGCACTTTCTCTGTCAGAGGAGGATCATAAAGGGAAAAAAGTTGTTG ATTACGACTCTCAATCTGAAGATGAGGAACTTTGTAAAATTGATGATGAGGAAGATGAACATCTTGTTAAAGTTCatctagaagaagaagaacgtcTTGCTAAAAttcaacaagaagaagaagaacgtcTTGCTAAAATTCAACAAGATGAACGTCTTGCTAAAATCCAACAAGAGGATGAACGTCTTGCTAAAGCTCAACTTGAGGAAGACGAGCAACTTGCTAGGGCAATTCAAGAAAGCTTGAAAATTGGTTCTCCTCCTCGATATGACAACGATTCTTCAATTCTATCTTTTCCTCACCTCTTTCCCCCCGGATACAG AATCTGTGCTGGATGCAAGACTGAGATTGGCCAAGGAAGATTTTTAAGTTGCATGGGAGGTGTCTGGCATCCAGAATGCTTCTGCTGCCATGCATGTCATCTTCCAATCACTGATTATGAG TTTTCCATGTCTAGCAATCGCCCTTACCATAAAGCATGCTATAGGGAGAAGCATCACCCAAGATGTGATGTTTGTAAGAACTTT ATCCCAACTAATTCATCTGGTCTCATTGAGTATAGAGCTCATCCTTTCTGGCTACAAAAATACTGCCCATCACATGAGCTTGATGGCACTCCTCGTTGTTGTAGCTGCGAAAGAATGGAG TCTAGGGATACAAAATATCTTTTGCTTGATGATGGTCGAAAGCTATGTTTAGAGTGTCTAGACTCATCAATTATGGATACTCATGAATGCCAACCTCTTTACCTTGAAATACAAGAATTTTACGAaggtttaaatatgaaattggAGCAGCAAATTCCTATGCTCTTGGTTGAGAGACAAGCTCTGAATGAGGCTATGGAGGGAGAAAAGAAT GGTCATCACCACTTACCTGAAACTAGAGGGCTATGCTTGTCAGAAGAGCAAACTGTCACCACC ATTTCAAGGAGGCCAAGGATTGGAGCAGGCTACCGAGCCATAGACATGATAACTGAACCTTATAGGTTGATCCGTCATTGTGAAGTGACAGccattcttgttttgtatggCCTTCCTAG GTTGTTAACAGGATCAATCCTAGCTCATGAGATGATGCATGCATGGCTTAGGCTTAAAG GTTATCCTAACCTCAGTCCAGAAGTTGAAGAAGGAATCTGCCAAGTCTTGGCTCATATGTGGTTGGAATCAGAGCTCTATTCTGGAACTGGGAATGACGGTGCATCATCCTCagcatcatcttcttcttcatcatcgcCTTCCTCTTCTGTTTCAACAAAGAAGGGTAAACGGTCCGACTTTGAGAAGAAACTTGGTGAATTTTTTAAACACCAGATTGAGTCAGATACCTCTTCAGCATATGGAGATGGATTCAGATTGGGTAACCAAGCAATGCTCAAGTATGGGCTTAAAAGGACCCTTGACCATATCCATATGACAGGAAGTTTTCCATATTGa
- the LOC114421123 gene encoding protein DA1-related 1-like isoform X2, whose amino-acid sequence MQDDLTDIEKEDIDRAIALSLSEEDHKGKKVVDYDSQSEDEELCKIDDEEDEHLVKVHLEEEERLAKIQQEEEERLAKIQQDERLAKIQQEDERLAKAQLEEDEQLARAIQESLKIGSPPRYDNDSSILSFPHLFPPGYRICAGCKTEIGQGRFLSCMGGVWHPECFCCHACHLPITDYEFSMSSNRPYHKACYREKHHPRCDVCKNFIPTNSSGLIEYRAHPFWLQKYCPSHELDGTPRCCSCERMESRDTKYLLLDDGRKLCLECLDSSIMDTHECQPLYLEIQEFYEGLNMKLEQQIPMLLVERQALNEAMEGEKNGHHHLPETRGLCLSEEQTVTTISRRPRIGAGYRAIDMITEPYRLIRHCEVTAILVLYGLPRLLTGSILAHEMMHAWLRLKGYPNLSPEVEEGICQVLAHMWLESELYSGTGNDGASSSASSSSSSSPSSSVSTKKGKRSDFEKKLGEFFKHQIESDTSSAYGDGFRLGNQAMLKYGLKRTLDHIHMTGSFPY is encoded by the exons ATGCAGGATGATTTGACAGATATTGAGAAAGAAGACATTGACCGTGCAATTGCACTTTCTCTGTCAGAGGAGGATCATAAAGGGAAAAAAGTTGTTG ATTACGACTCTCAATCTGAAGATGAGGAACTTTGTAAAATTGATGATGAGGAAGATGAACATCTTGTTAAAGTTCatctagaagaagaagaacgtcTTGCTAAAAttcaacaagaagaagaagaacgtcTTGCTAAAATTCAACAAGATGAACGTCTTGCTAAAATCCAACAAGAGGATGAACGTCTTGCTAAAGCTCAACTTGAGGAAGACGAGCAACTTGCTAGGGCAATTCAAGAAAGCTTGAAAATTGGTTCTCCTCCTCGATATGACAACGATTCTTCAATTCTATCTTTTCCTCACCTCTTTCCCCCCGGATACAG AATCTGTGCTGGATGCAAGACTGAGATTGGCCAAGGAAGATTTTTAAGTTGCATGGGAGGTGTCTGGCATCCAGAATGCTTCTGCTGCCATGCATGTCATCTTCCAATCACTGATTATGAG TTTTCCATGTCTAGCAATCGCCCTTACCATAAAGCATGCTATAGGGAGAAGCATCACCCAAGATGTGATGTTTGTAAGAACTTT ATCCCAACTAATTCATCTGGTCTCATTGAGTATAGAGCTCATCCTTTCTGGCTACAAAAATACTGCCCATCACATGAGCTTGATGGCACTCCTCGTTGTTGTAGCTGCGAAAGAATGGAG TCTAGGGATACAAAATATCTTTTGCTTGATGATGGTCGAAAGCTATGTTTAGAGTGTCTAGACTCATCAATTATGGATACTCATGAATGCCAACCTCTTTACCTTGAAATACAAGAATTTTACGAaggtttaaatatgaaattggAGCAGCAAATTCCTATGCTCTTGGTTGAGAGACAAGCTCTGAATGAGGCTATGGAGGGAGAAAAGAAT GGTCATCACCACTTACCTGAAACTAGAGGGCTATGCTTGTCAGAAGAGCAAACTGTCACCACC ATTTCAAGGAGGCCAAGGATTGGAGCAGGCTACCGAGCCATAGACATGATAACTGAACCTTATAGGTTGATCCGTCATTGTGAAGTGACAGccattcttgttttgtatggCCTTCCTAG GTTGTTAACAGGATCAATCCTAGCTCATGAGATGATGCATGCATGGCTTAGGCTTAAAG GTTATCCTAACCTCAGTCCAGAAGTTGAAGAAGGAATCTGCCAAGTCTTGGCTCATATGTGGTTGGAATCAGAGCTCTATTCTGGAACTGGGAATGACGGTGCATCATCCTCagcatcatcttcttcttcatcatcgcCTTCCTCTTCTGTTTCAACAAAGAAGGGTAAACGGTCCGACTTTGAGAAGAAACTTGGTGAATTTTTTAAACACCAGATTGAGTCAGATACCTCTTCAGCATATGGAGATGGATTCAGATTGGGTAACCAAGCAATGCTCAAGTATGGGCTTAAAAGGACCCTTGACCATATCCATATGACAGGAAGTTTTCCATATTGa